A genome region from Terriglobia bacterium includes the following:
- a CDS encoding saccharopine dehydrogenase NADP-binding domain-containing protein, with product MKLLVIGAGMMGSAAAYDMARAEAVDSVTLADTDRKRAREAASRINKLARTNKVRAVEVDARSEKAAAKLMRGHDAALSAVPYFFNLGLARAAVEARCHFADLGGNNTVVREELALDKKAAKRGVAIAPDCGLSPGMASVLAGELMRRIGGEAGALKIYVGGLPQDPKPPFNYQLAFSVEGLINEYAEPAKILRHGKIFEIEPLTEAEVFRLQDFPPLEAFHTSGGTSTLPETFRGKVGECFEKTLRYGGHLAMLRALYDLGLFSKEKKKLGEVEVSPRELMAKLFEERFAGKDPDFTILRVEAHEKRPSGLRALLAEKRPARVLSFTLVDRSDARTGMTSMMRTTAWPASIIVQMLAAGDIAKRGAVRQELDVPAEAFLGAMARRGIQVHYEER from the coding sequence GTGAAGCTACTCGTGATTGGCGCAGGCATGATGGGTTCGGCGGCAGCCTACGACATGGCGCGCGCCGAGGCAGTCGATTCGGTCACCCTGGCGGATACCGACCGCAAGCGCGCCCGGGAGGCGGCGTCGCGCATCAACAAGCTGGCGCGCACCAACAAGGTCCGCGCCGTCGAGGTGGACGCGCGCAGTGAAAAGGCCGCGGCCAAGCTGATGCGCGGCCACGACGCCGCGCTCTCCGCCGTTCCCTACTTCTTTAATCTCGGCCTGGCCCGCGCCGCGGTCGAAGCGCGCTGCCACTTTGCCGATCTCGGCGGCAACAACACCGTTGTCCGCGAGGAATTGGCGCTCGACAAGAAGGCCGCCAAGCGTGGCGTCGCCATCGCTCCCGACTGCGGCCTCTCGCCCGGCATGGCCTCGGTCCTGGCGGGCGAGCTGATGCGGCGAATCGGCGGCGAAGCCGGCGCGCTGAAGATCTATGTCGGCGGATTGCCGCAAGATCCCAAGCCACCGTTCAATTACCAGCTCGCGTTTTCCGTGGAAGGCCTCATCAACGAGTACGCCGAGCCCGCCAAAATCCTGCGCCACGGCAAGATCTTCGAAATCGAACCGCTTACCGAAGCCGAAGTCTTCCGCCTGCAGGACTTTCCGCCCTTGGAAGCGTTTCACACCTCCGGCGGCACCTCAACCCTGCCGGAAACGTTTCGCGGCAAGGTGGGCGAGTGCTTCGAAAAAACCCTGCGCTACGGCGGTCACCTGGCGATGCTCCGCGCGCTCTATGACCTGGGCCTTTTTTCGAAGGAAAAGAAAAAGCTGGGAGAGGTGGAGGTCAGCCCGCGCGAGCTGATGGCCAAACTCTTCGAGGAGCGCTTCGCCGGAAAGGATCCCGACTTCACCATCCTGCGCGTCGAAGCGCACGAGAAGCGTCCCTCCGGATTGCGCGCGTTGCTGGCGGAAAAGCGCCCGGCCCGCGTGCTCTCCTTCACCCTGGTGGATCGCTCCGATGCGCGCACCGGAATGACTTCCATGATGCGCACCACCGCCTGGCCGGCTTCCATCATCGTGCAGATGCTCGCCGCCGGAGACATCGCCAAGCGCGGCGCCGTACGCCAGGAGCTGGACGTCCCGGCGGAAGCATTCTTGGGCGCCATGGCGCGCCGCGGCATCCAAGTTCATTACGAAGAGAGATAA
- a CDS encoding mismatch repair protein produces the protein MTAPTPASEYTRRAEARAADAARLDRRSVWLGNLKLAAVIVFFVAGAFYVKQHAFSPYWLLIPVIAFLALAVVHDRVINARHAAEKAAEFYRRGIARIEDRGEGDTGEQFRVADHVYADDLDLFGKGSVFELLCCARTPMGRQTLARWLLAPAPVDEVRERQQAIDELRSRLDLREDLAITGDDLRSPRQPDWLVEWAESPVVLKNPALRVLSSLVALAAVAALVYRGLGGDWIPLLVIIGAASLIASRLRDRVHSLLDAISAAADELALVSALLARIEREPFTAAWLRARAAGLESTAATPSRSLARLRYLADLANGSHNLFVKLIDVPLLYSVQAAFAAESWRRQHGHSVRQWLDALGDLEALVSLSAYAFEHPDDPFPEFLPERVPAIFDAERMGHPLLPAAHCVRNSVRLGDPAQLLLVSGSNMSGKSTLLRAIGVNVMLAQAGAPVRAARLAMSPVRLGTSIRVTDSLQAGRSGFYAEIVRLRQVMSLTDGGQPVLFLLDELLHGTNSYDRKIGAEGIVRALLERAAIGIVTTHDLALTAIGTTAVDGRVRNAHFEDHVEDGAMRFDYRLRDGVVTKSNALELMRSIGLDV, from the coding sequence ATGACCGCGCCCACACCAGCTTCCGAGTACACGCGTCGGGCCGAAGCCCGCGCCGCGGACGCCGCGCGCCTGGACCGCCGCTCCGTCTGGCTCGGCAACTTGAAACTGGCCGCGGTGATCGTGTTCTTCGTCGCCGGCGCCTTCTACGTCAAGCAGCACGCCTTCTCGCCCTACTGGCTGCTCATCCCGGTCATCGCATTTTTGGCGCTGGCCGTGGTTCACGACCGCGTGATCAACGCCCGGCATGCCGCTGAAAAGGCTGCCGAGTTCTATCGCCGCGGAATCGCGCGCATTGAGGACCGGGGCGAAGGCGACACCGGCGAGCAGTTCCGGGTTGCGGACCACGTTTACGCCGACGATCTCGACCTCTTCGGCAAGGGCAGCGTTTTCGAACTGCTGTGCTGCGCCAGAACTCCGATGGGCCGGCAGACGCTGGCGCGCTGGCTGCTCGCCCCGGCGCCGGTGGATGAAGTCCGCGAGCGGCAGCAGGCGATTGACGAACTCCGCTCCCGCCTCGATCTCCGCGAAGACCTCGCTATCACCGGGGACGATCTGCGCTCGCCGCGCCAGCCCGACTGGCTGGTCGAATGGGCGGAATCACCCGTTGTCCTGAAAAACCCGGCGCTCCGCGTCCTCTCCTCCCTGGTGGCGCTCGCCGCCGTTGCCGCGCTCGTCTATCGCGGCCTCGGCGGTGATTGGATCCCGCTGCTGGTGATCATCGGCGCAGCTTCTCTCATCGCCTCCAGGCTGCGCGACCGCGTGCACTCGCTGCTGGACGCCATCAGCGCCGCCGCCGATGAACTCGCGCTGGTTTCCGCGCTATTGGCGCGCATCGAGCGCGAGCCGTTCACCGCCGCCTGGCTGCGCGCCCGTGCCGCCGGCCTGGAATCCACCGCTGCGACTCCGTCGCGCAGTCTGGCGCGCCTGCGCTATCTCGCCGATCTCGCCAACGGCAGCCACAACTTGTTCGTGAAGTTGATTGACGTGCCGCTGCTGTATTCGGTGCAGGCCGCCTTCGCGGCCGAGTCATGGCGCCGCCAGCACGGCCATTCGGTGCGGCAGTGGCTGGACGCGCTCGGCGACCTGGAAGCGCTGGTCTCTTTGTCGGCGTACGCGTTTGAGCACCCCGACGACCCCTTCCCCGAATTTCTGCCGGAGCGCGTGCCCGCCATCTTCGACGCCGAACGGATGGGACATCCGCTCCTGCCCGCCGCGCACTGCGTTCGCAATAGCGTGCGCCTCGGCGACCCCGCGCAACTGCTTTTGGTCAGCGGCTCGAATATGAGCGGCAAGAGCACGCTGCTGCGCGCCATCGGCGTGAACGTGATGCTGGCGCAGGCGGGCGCGCCGGTTCGTGCCGCGCGCCTGGCCATGTCACCGGTGCGGCTGGGGACCTCAATCCGTGTCACCGACTCGCTCCAGGCCGGCCGCTCCGGCTTTTACGCTGAAATCGTGCGCCTGCGCCAGGTCATGTCGCTCACCGACGGCGGCCAGCCCGTGCTCTTCCTGCTCGACGAACTGCTGCACGGAACCAACTCGTACGACCGGAAAATCGGCGCTGAAGGCATCGTGCGCGCGCTGCTGGAGCGCGCCGCCATCGGGATCGTCACCACCCACGATCTCGCGCTGACCGCGATCGGCACGACCGCCGTGGACGGCCGCGTCCGCAACGCGCATTTCGAAGATCACGTCGAAGACGGCGCCATGCGCTTCGACTACCGGCTGCGTGACGGCGTGGTCACCAAGAGCAACGCCCTGGAACTGATGCGCAGCATCGGACTGGACGTCTGA
- a CDS encoding class I SAM-dependent methyltransferase has protein sequence MDPTRRFSNRVQDYARYRPGYPPQVLETMRRECGLTAESVIADVGCGTGILSRLLCDAGNRVFGVEPNASMLDAARKSLRDCAHFVAVLGRAEATTLKSGLVDLVTAAQSFHWFEPREAHREFARILKPGGWVVLLWNERRTDATPFMTAYEQLLVRFGVDYHKVKPLWSKNSLPEFFGKAGFQKAVFDNPQTLDRHCLTGRILSASYMPHRGHPSFPPMLGAIDNLFDEYQGGGVVRLEQETRMFYGQLVPSA, from the coding sequence ATGGATCCAACTCGTCGCTTCTCGAATCGCGTGCAAGATTACGCCCGGTATCGGCCCGGGTACCCGCCGCAGGTGCTGGAAACCATGCGCCGGGAATGTGGGCTGACAGCGGAGTCGGTGATTGCCGACGTCGGCTGCGGTACCGGCATCTTGTCGCGCCTGTTGTGCGACGCCGGGAATCGCGTGTTCGGGGTCGAGCCGAATGCGTCCATGCTGGATGCCGCGCGCAAATCGCTGCGCGACTGCGCCCATTTTGTCGCCGTGCTCGGCCGCGCGGAAGCGACCACGCTGAAATCGGGGTTGGTGGACTTGGTGACCGCGGCGCAATCCTTTCACTGGTTCGAGCCGCGGGAAGCGCACCGCGAGTTCGCCCGCATCCTGAAGCCGGGCGGGTGGGTGGTGCTGCTGTGGAACGAGCGCCGCACGGATGCCACTCCGTTCATGACCGCATACGAGCAGCTCCTGGTGCGCTTCGGCGTTGATTACCACAAGGTGAAGCCGCTGTGGAGCAAGAACTCGCTGCCCGAATTCTTTGGCAAGGCAGGGTTTCAAAAGGCAGTGTTCGACAACCCGCAGACCCTGGACCGCCACTGCCTGACGGGCAGAATTCTCTCGGCGTCGTACATGCCGCACCGGGGACATCCGTCGTTTCCGCCGATGCTGGGCGCGATTGATAATTTGTTTGACGAGTACCAGGGCGGGGGCGTGGTGAGGCTGGAACAGGAAACGAGGATGTTTTACGGACAGCTAGTACCGAGTGCCTAG
- the uvrB gene encoding excinuclease ABC subunit UvrB, protein MPDFKLVSDYQPRGDQEKAIESLNRGVLDGDKHQVLLGVTGSGKTYTMAKVIEQINRSTLVLAHNKTLAAQLYHEFKSFFPHNAVEYFVSYYDYYQPEAYIPAADVYIEKEATINDELDKLRLSATKSLFERRDCIIVASVSCIYGLGSPEAYYGMLLFLEKGQRIKREDILRKLVEILYERSDSDFRRGTFRVRGDVIEIFPPYDDNAYRIELWGDQVESLSQIDPLFGTVKQKYARLPIYPKTHYVMKPETKSAAVDSILKELAWWEAELEKQGRLVESQRVHQRTRFDVEMMKEVGYCHGIENYSRHFTGRLPGEPPPTLLDYVARDFLLFIDESHQTIPQLHGMWHGDRSRKETLIEYGFRLPSALDNRPLTFEEFEHRVNQVVYVSATPGPYELTKSAGVVVEQIIRPTGLIDPEVEVRPVKGQIDDLLHEIRARVEHGERVLVTTLTKRMAEDLAEYYSEVGVRCRYMHSEIETLERVKILRDLRKGEFDVLIGINLLREGLDLPEVSLVAILDADKEGFLRSAGSLIQTMGRCARHLHGRAVLYADRMTDSMKRAIDETTRRRAIQRAYNEEHGITPESIVRPLEMSLAHIVEADYVDITEQAEGIPEFKSQEELNAYIAKLEVDMREAAKRFEFEKAAQLRDTIRDLRTKEFLFA, encoded by the coding sequence ATGCCCGACTTTAAGCTCGTTTCCGACTACCAACCCCGAGGCGACCAGGAGAAAGCGATCGAGTCGCTCAACCGCGGTGTCTTGGACGGCGACAAGCACCAGGTCCTGCTGGGCGTCACCGGATCGGGCAAGACTTACACCATGGCGAAGGTGATCGAGCAGATCAACCGCTCCACGCTGGTTCTGGCCCACAACAAGACCCTGGCGGCCCAGCTCTACCACGAGTTCAAGAGCTTTTTCCCGCACAACGCGGTCGAGTACTTTGTATCGTATTACGACTATTATCAGCCGGAAGCCTACATTCCCGCCGCCGACGTCTACATCGAAAAAGAAGCGACCATCAATGATGAGCTCGACAAGCTGCGGCTCTCGGCCACCAAGTCGCTGTTCGAGCGCCGCGACTGCATCATCGTCGCCTCGGTGAGCTGCATCTACGGCCTGGGCTCGCCCGAGGCCTACTACGGCATGCTGCTTTTCCTGGAGAAGGGCCAGAGGATCAAGCGCGAGGACATCTTGCGCAAGCTGGTTGAAATCCTCTACGAGCGCAGCGATTCCGACTTCCGCCGCGGCACCTTCCGCGTCCGCGGCGACGTCATCGAAATCTTTCCCCCTTACGACGACAACGCCTACCGCATCGAGCTTTGGGGCGATCAGGTGGAATCGCTCAGCCAGATTGACCCGCTCTTCGGCACCGTCAAGCAAAAGTACGCGCGCCTCCCCATCTACCCCAAGACGCACTACGTGATGAAGCCGGAGACCAAGAGCGCGGCGGTTGACTCGATCCTGAAAGAGCTGGCCTGGTGGGAAGCCGAACTGGAGAAGCAGGGACGCCTGGTGGAATCGCAGCGCGTTCACCAGCGCACCCGCTTCGATGTCGAGATGATGAAGGAAGTCGGCTACTGTCACGGCATCGAAAATTATTCCCGCCATTTCACCGGGCGGCTGCCGGGGGAGCCTCCGCCCACGCTGCTGGATTACGTGGCGCGCGATTTCCTGCTGTTCATCGACGAATCGCACCAAACCATCCCGCAACTCCACGGCATGTGGCACGGCGACCGCTCGCGCAAGGAAACCCTCATCGAGTACGGCTTCCGGCTGCCCTCCGCGCTCGACAATCGCCCGCTCACCTTCGAGGAGTTCGAGCACCGCGTCAACCAGGTGGTCTACGTCTCCGCCACACCCGGACCTTACGAGCTGACCAAATCGGCCGGCGTGGTCGTCGAGCAGATCATCCGTCCGACCGGGCTGATTGATCCGGAGGTCGAAGTCCGTCCGGTCAAGGGCCAGATTGATGACTTGCTGCACGAAATCCGCGCCCGCGTCGAACACGGCGAACGCGTGTTGGTCACGACGCTCACCAAGCGCATGGCCGAAGACCTGGCGGAGTACTACAGCGAGGTCGGCGTGCGCTGCCGCTACATGCACTCCGAGATCGAAACCCTGGAGCGGGTGAAAATCCTGCGCGACCTGCGCAAGGGCGAGTTCGACGTGCTCATCGGCATCAACCTGCTGCGCGAAGGCCTGGATCTGCCGGAAGTCTCGCTGGTGGCCATTCTTGACGCCGACAAGGAAGGCTTCCTGCGCTCCGCCGGATCGCTGATCCAGACCATGGGCCGCTGCGCCCGCCACCTGCATGGCCGCGCCGTTCTTTATGCCGACCGCATGACCGATTCCATGAAAAGGGCGATCGACGAAACCACGCGCCGCCGCGCCATCCAGCGGGCCTACAACGAGGAGCACGGCATCACGCCCGAGTCCATCGTGCGGCCGCTGGAAATGTCGCTGGCGCACATCGTGGAAGCCGATTACGTGGATATCACCGAGCAAGCCGAGGGCATCCCGGAATTCAAGTCGCAGGAAGAACTCAACGCCTACATCGCCAAGCTGGAGGTCGATATGCGCGAGGCGGCCAAGCGCTTCGAGTTCGAAAAGGCCGCCCAGCTGCGCGATACCATCCGCGACCTGCGCACCAAAGAATTTCTTTTCGCCTGA
- a CDS encoding HAD hydrolase-like protein, with protein sequence MLKINKPVPRDAIRLILFDLDGTLVDSRVDLANSVNGMLRHYGRPELPEQVIAGYIGDGAPMLVRRALGDPDDEEFFKQALEFFILYYRAHKLDTTVVYGGIVEALRAMRNGNGFERRMAVLSNKPVNPSRGIVEALGLGEFFVQVYGGNSFPTKKPDPLGALTLARENGVEPGQALIVGDSDIDVLTARNAGMWSCGVSYGFSPHSLEQAPPDVLVDSPHELPLVFENKPPESDDIPGVPV encoded by the coding sequence ATGCTCAAAATCAACAAACCCGTTCCCCGAGACGCTATCCGGCTGATCCTGTTTGATCTGGACGGCACGCTGGTGGATTCGCGCGTTGACTTGGCCAACTCCGTCAACGGCATGCTCCGCCACTACGGCCGTCCCGAGCTGCCGGAACAAGTGATTGCCGGCTATATAGGTGATGGCGCCCCCATGCTGGTCCGCCGTGCGCTTGGAGACCCGGACGACGAGGAGTTCTTCAAACAAGCGCTGGAGTTTTTCATTCTCTATTACCGCGCGCACAAATTGGATACGACCGTGGTCTATGGCGGAATCGTGGAAGCGTTGCGCGCAATGCGCAACGGCAACGGCTTTGAGCGGCGTATGGCGGTGCTCTCCAACAAGCCGGTGAACCCGTCGCGCGGGATCGTCGAGGCGCTCGGGCTCGGTGAATTTTTTGTCCAGGTATACGGCGGCAATAGTTTTCCCACCAAGAAGCCCGATCCGCTGGGCGCGCTGACGCTGGCCCGGGAAAACGGGGTGGAGCCCGGCCAGGCGCTGATCGTTGGCGATTCCGACATTGACGTCCTCACCGCGCGCAATGCCGGCATGTGGAGTTGCGGGGTCAGCTACGGTTTCTCGCCCCATTCCCTGGAGCAGGCGCCGCCCGATGTCTTGGTGGATTCGCCGCACGAGCTGCCGCTGGTCTTCGAAAACAAGCCGCCCGAGTCCGACGACATTCCCGGCGTTCCGGTGTGA
- a CDS encoding class I SAM-dependent methyltransferase, translating to MTPEQQLRDEFNRWAETGRGAEMEKHHLDITEKTIRLMDLRAGERVLDLSCGTGWATRLLARLVGEGPQGFGQVVGVDLSDEMIRQARAASRDFDNVMFVWGSAQQIPWEENFFDKALSVEAFYYYPDQERTLAELFRVLAPHGRFFLLINLYRDNPYSLRWVDELKVPVHVRSEAEYVQLLKAHAFEDVQAMRIPDDTPTPEEYSGKWFRNAEELRDFKRIGALLLIGRKPDVRSMAPAYQIY from the coding sequence ATGACCCCCGAGCAACAACTGCGCGACGAGTTCAACCGCTGGGCCGAGACCGGCCGCGGTGCGGAGATGGAGAAGCACCATCTCGACATCACAGAAAAGACCATCCGGTTAATGGACCTGCGTGCCGGCGAGCGCGTGCTCGACCTGAGCTGCGGCACCGGCTGGGCGACACGCCTGCTGGCGCGCCTGGTGGGCGAGGGGCCACAAGGGTTCGGCCAGGTGGTCGGCGTGGACCTTTCCGACGAGATGATCCGGCAGGCACGCGCCGCCTCCCGGGACTTCGACAACGTCATGTTCGTCTGGGGCTCGGCGCAGCAGATTCCGTGGGAGGAGAACTTCTTCGACAAGGCGCTTTCCGTCGAGGCGTTCTATTACTACCCCGACCAGGAGCGCACGCTGGCAGAGCTGTTCCGCGTGCTGGCGCCCCACGGACGCTTTTTCCTGCTGATCAACCTCTACCGGGACAATCCCTATTCGCTGCGCTGGGTGGACGAGCTGAAAGTGCCGGTGCACGTGCGTTCCGAGGCGGAGTACGTGCAGCTTTTGAAGGCGCATGCCTTCGAGGACGTGCAGGCGATGCGCATTCCCGACGATACTCCCACGCCCGAGGAGTACAGCGGCAAGTGGTTCCGCAACGCGGAGGAGCTGCGCGACTTCAAGCGCATCGGGGCACTGCTGCTGATCGGGCGCAAGCCGGACGTTCGTTCCATGGCGCCGGCGTACCAGATTTACTGA
- a CDS encoding dehydrogenase E1 component subunit alpha/beta, with protein sequence MATTKTEPKPARREARPERSYEGLTAEQLVRMYRLMFVSRRVDDREILLKRQQKIFFQISGAGHEALGAAAGQALKAGYDWYYPYYRDRTLCLTLGMTAYEQLLQAVGAADDPASGGRQMPSHWGSKKLNVVTQSSPTGTQLLQAVGCAQAGRYFSRHASSAQKAPGDYREFKDVVFHDDEVVYVSCGDGTTSEGEFWEAMNTASTGKLPVLFVIEDNEYAISVPVEVQTPGGNISRLVANFPNFHFAEVDGTDAIASYAAITKAVAHIRAGHGPAFVHGHVVRPYSHSLSDDERLYRPVSEREDEAKRDPITRLQLLLLREGILDEEEINKLEKEVEEEVQEASDRAAAAAFPKPSSVTDFVYSPVLDPRSEAFHTQPQFPHAEPGKPSPGEKTMADLVNATLRDEMRRDERIVMFGEDVADCSREQYLQEKLIKGKGGVFKLTAGLQREYGSDRVFNSPLAEANIVGRAIGMATRGLKPVVEIQFFDYIWPAMHQLRNEMPLIRWRSNNAFSCPLVVRVAIGGYLTGGSIYHSQCGESIFTHIPGLRVVFPSNALDAAGLLRTAIRSDDPVLFLEHKRLYRETFGRAPYPGPEFMLPFGKARVVQHGEDLTVVTYGALVPRALQAAQRLEREHGIKAELLDLRTINPYDWEAIADSVRKTSRVMVAHEDMQSWGYGAEIAARIADELFEYLDAPVKRVGAKDTFVAYQPILEDAILPQADDLYRAMLKLSEF encoded by the coding sequence ATGGCGACCACCAAAACCGAGCCGAAACCGGCGCGGCGCGAGGCCAGGCCGGAGCGCAGCTATGAAGGGCTGACGGCGGAACAACTCGTCCGGATGTACCGCCTGATGTTTGTTTCGCGGCGGGTGGACGATCGCGAAATCCTGCTGAAGCGGCAGCAGAAGATCTTCTTCCAAATTTCGGGTGCGGGACACGAAGCGCTGGGCGCGGCCGCCGGGCAGGCGCTCAAGGCCGGCTACGACTGGTATTACCCCTACTATCGCGACCGCACGCTGTGCCTGACGCTGGGAATGACGGCGTACGAGCAGTTGCTGCAGGCCGTGGGCGCCGCCGACGATCCGGCTTCCGGCGGGCGGCAGATGCCGTCGCACTGGGGCAGCAAGAAGCTGAACGTGGTTACGCAGTCGTCGCCCACGGGGACACAGCTTCTCCAGGCGGTGGGCTGCGCCCAGGCGGGACGTTACTTCAGCCGGCATGCCAGCTCAGCGCAGAAAGCGCCAGGCGATTACCGCGAATTCAAGGACGTCGTCTTCCACGACGACGAAGTGGTGTACGTCTCCTGCGGTGACGGAACTACCAGCGAAGGCGAATTCTGGGAGGCGATGAATACCGCCTCGACCGGCAAGCTGCCGGTGCTGTTTGTCATCGAGGACAACGAGTACGCGATTTCTGTGCCGGTGGAGGTGCAAACGCCGGGCGGCAACATCTCGCGGCTGGTGGCGAACTTCCCGAATTTCCATTTTGCCGAGGTGGATGGTACGGACGCGATTGCCAGCTATGCGGCGATCACGAAGGCAGTGGCGCACATTCGTGCCGGCCACGGCCCGGCGTTCGTGCACGGGCACGTGGTGAGGCCGTATTCCCATTCGCTGTCGGATGACGAGCGCCTGTATCGTCCGGTGTCGGAGCGCGAGGACGAAGCCAAGCGCGACCCGATCACGCGGCTGCAATTGCTGCTGCTGCGCGAGGGCATCCTCGACGAAGAGGAAATCAACAAGCTGGAGAAGGAAGTCGAGGAGGAAGTGCAGGAAGCCAGCGATCGCGCCGCCGCCGCCGCCTTTCCCAAGCCGAGCAGCGTGACCGACTTCGTCTATTCGCCGGTTCTGGACCCTCGTAGCGAGGCGTTCCACACCCAGCCGCAGTTCCCGCACGCCGAGCCGGGCAAGCCCTCACCGGGTGAAAAGACGATGGCGGACCTGGTCAACGCCACGCTGCGCGACGAGATGCGGCGCGACGAGCGGATTGTCATGTTCGGCGAGGACGTGGCCGATTGCTCGCGCGAGCAGTACCTGCAGGAGAAGCTGATCAAGGGCAAGGGCGGGGTGTTCAAGCTGACCGCCGGGCTGCAACGCGAGTACGGCTCCGACCGCGTCTTCAACTCGCCGCTGGCCGAGGCCAATATCGTGGGGCGGGCCATCGGCATGGCCACGCGCGGCCTGAAGCCGGTGGTGGAGATCCAGTTCTTCGACTATATCTGGCCGGCGATGCACCAACTGCGGAACGAGATGCCGCTGATCCGCTGGCGCTCCAACAATGCCTTCTCTTGCCCGCTGGTGGTGCGGGTGGCGATCGGCGGATACTTGACCGGCGGATCGATTTATCACTCGCAGTGCGGCGAGAGCATCTTCACCCACATTCCGGGCCTGCGCGTAGTGTTTCCGTCGAACGCGCTGGATGCCGCGGGCCTGCTGCGCACCGCCATCCGCAGCGACGACCCGGTGCTGTTCCTGGAACACAAGCGGCTGTACCGCGAAACCTTCGGCCGCGCGCCCTATCCCGGGCCGGAGTTCATGCTGCCGTTCGGCAAAGCGCGCGTGGTGCAGCACGGGGAGGATTTGACGGTCGTGACTTATGGCGCCCTGGTGCCGCGGGCCCTGCAAGCGGCGCAGCGGCTGGAGCGCGAGCACGGAATCAAGGCTGAACTCCTCGACCTGCGGACGATCAATCCCTACGACTGGGAGGCGATTGCCGACTCGGTGCGCAAGACCAGCCGGGTGATGGTGGCGCACGAAGATATGCAGAGTTGGGGTTATGGCGCCGAGATTGCGGCGCGAATTGCCGACGAGCTGTTTGAGTATCTGGACGCGCCCGTGAAGCGCGTGGGAGCGAAGGACACCTTTGTCGCTTACCAACCTATCCTGGAAGACGCGATCCTGCCTCAAGCCGACGATCTCTACCGGGCCATGCTGAAGCTGAGCGAATTCTAG
- a CDS encoding DoxX family protein: MTKFLDRLQPLALLVLRLVLAAVMIAHGSQKVFGGMPRFQTIVSGIGLPAWLSYLSAAAEFGGGILVLLGVLTRFAALAITIDLMVAIVKVHFKAGLRGPGGFEFPMSVVAIAFALIFFGAGPIALDTVFRGRTTVDRGR, encoded by the coding sequence TTGACGAAATTTCTTGACCGCCTGCAGCCCTTGGCCCTGTTGGTCCTGCGCCTGGTCCTGGCCGCCGTCATGATCGCGCATGGCTCGCAAAAGGTGTTCGGCGGCATGCCGCGCTTCCAGACGATAGTCTCTGGGATCGGCCTTCCGGCGTGGCTCTCTTACCTGTCGGCGGCCGCCGAGTTCGGAGGCGGAATCCTGGTGCTGCTCGGCGTGCTGACGCGCTTTGCCGCCCTCGCCATCACCATTGACCTGATGGTTGCCATCGTCAAAGTTCATTTCAAAGCAGGCCTGCGCGGGCCCGGAGGCTTCGAGTTCCCCATGTCGGTGGTTGCGATTGCGTTCGCGCTCATCTTTTTCGGCGCGGGGCCGATCGCCCTCGATACCGTTTTCAGAGGTCGCACCACGGTGGACCGCGGGCGTTAG